The Gemmatimonadota bacterium genome has a window encoding:
- a CDS encoding ankyrin repeat domain-containing protein, which produces MTNDSTSGAFTVAELCEASADGDLKRIHSILAVAPHLVGVDTASYDEHRALHHAVMNRRIDAVSALMAAGADPNQGVYPHRDASTPLVMARDRGFEDVVETINEEMERRREANLCPNLTVAPEVVRLAKKVADGDVSGAMREIHAAPELAEACDEDGNTVLHHAASHGHPGLVQALLSLKADTGKTNLEGLTPLELAVDQTSATDRRRSEGCFMAAGILMSAGAPRSLRTNVMLGDEEAVRQVAASHPGLFEPDVDTETHLLGDAVRHNRYEMVKLLLDLGMDPNQRYRIQSLEEETYNWGEPLWIAAGDGQHDIAQLLLERGADANAAVYASGNPMSRAYNNRDDRMKRLLYRYGGTMTPDGAALECDTSAAVMALNLQPDLVEQILWGAACGGDPSVVGVCLRKLDWALDDHRWYRLLIQPIGIWPCGPHRKYRDFDRSVFPEILRMFLDHGVDPNVKGRRDTSLPHYIAATGKVWGQPNLKEDERIEFARLLLEYGASLDGRDTLLHSTPLAWAARWGRNSLVDLYLEHGADPQPEGESWTTPLAWAERYGHATITDRLREAGAVS; this is translated from the coding sequence ATGACGAACGATTCGACCTCCGGCGCCTTCACCGTAGCCGAGCTTTGTGAGGCGTCGGCCGATGGGGACTTGAAGCGCATCCATTCCATTCTGGCCGTTGCACCCCACCTGGTGGGTGTGGACACGGCGTCCTACGACGAACACCGCGCCCTGCACCACGCGGTGATGAACCGCCGGATCGACGCGGTTTCCGCGCTCATGGCCGCGGGGGCAGACCCGAACCAGGGCGTCTATCCCCACCGGGATGCCTCCACGCCCCTGGTCATGGCCCGCGACCGCGGTTTTGAAGACGTCGTTGAAACGATCAACGAGGAAATGGAGCGGCGGCGGGAAGCGAACCTTTGCCCGAATCTGACCGTTGCGCCAGAAGTGGTGCGCCTCGCGAAAAAAGTCGCCGATGGCGACGTATCCGGCGCGATGCGGGAAATCCACGCCGCGCCCGAACTCGCGGAAGCCTGCGACGAAGACGGGAATACGGTCCTGCACCATGCGGCCAGCCACGGCCATCCCGGACTCGTTCAGGCGCTGCTATCGCTCAAGGCCGACACGGGCAAGACCAATCTCGAAGGCTTGACGCCGCTCGAGCTGGCCGTAGATCAAACTTCCGCAACGGACCGGCGGCGGTCGGAAGGATGTTTCATGGCCGCCGGCATCCTCATGAGCGCGGGCGCCCCCAGGAGCCTGCGCACGAACGTGATGCTGGGGGACGAGGAAGCCGTGCGACAGGTCGCGGCGAGCCACCCCGGTCTGTTCGAACCGGATGTTGATACCGAAACCCACTTGCTCGGGGACGCCGTCCGCCACAATCGGTACGAGATGGTGAAGCTGCTGCTGGATCTCGGCATGGATCCCAACCAGCGTTACCGCATCCAGTCACTGGAGGAAGAGACCTACAACTGGGGCGAACCGCTGTGGATCGCGGCCGGCGACGGCCAGCACGACATCGCGCAGTTGCTGCTCGAACGGGGCGCCGACGCCAACGCCGCCGTGTATGCCTCTGGCAATCCCATGAGCCGCGCCTACAATAACCGGGACGACCGGATGAAACGGCTGCTATACCGGTACGGTGGAACGATGACTCCGGACGGCGCGGCCCTGGAATGTGATACCTCAGCGGCCGTCATGGCACTGAACCTGCAGCCCGACCTGGTCGAGCAGATCTTGTGGGGCGCCGCCTGCGGAGGCGATCCCAGCGTGGTCGGCGTGTGCCTGCGCAAACTGGACTGGGCGCTGGACGATCATCGGTGGTACAGACTCCTCATCCAGCCCATCGGCATCTGGCCCTGCGGTCCACATCGCAAGTACCGGGATTTCGATCGTTCCGTATTTCCGGAGATCCTGCGCATGTTCCTCGATCACGGGGTGGACCCGAACGTGAAGGGCCGGCGCGACACATCACTTCCGCACTATATCGCAGCTACCGGGAAAGTCTGGGGTCAGCCGAATCTGAAAGAGGACGAACGGATCGAGTTCGCGCGCCTGCTCCTCGAATACGGCGCCTCGCTCGACGGCAGGGATACGCTGCTTCATTCCACGCCCCTGGCCTGGGCGGCCCGCTGGGGCCGCAATTCGCTGGTCGACCTCTATCTCGAGCACGGCGCCGATCCGCAACCCGAAGGGGAATCCTGGACCACGCCGCTCGCCTGGGCCGAACGGTACGGGCATGCCACCATAACGGACCGGCTGCGGGAAGCCGGCGCCGTTTCCTGA
- a CDS encoding exo-alpha-sialidase, which produces MQHRIVVKEKGRYNAFPVLNQLPDGRLAVGCISSPFGDHYGLAGWLTLESHDNGRTWTPSDDPLLPPNWPGASPRERYDRLSGVLPDGTLMAVGSVGQEIWTMDRREEAEARGLRFVEDETYTSHFPGKLIITGNRLAAIRSRDGGQTWDRRSWTVPGYECAVGFPRGTVLEDGTWLFPIYTLRAGSESDCLLFRSSDDGETWRLHEAVPRIGSEWALVETEPNRVLGHIRSTCYWDPAAVERTYHKDRFYTLEVWSEDGGKTWTRPVETSFEGYPNHLLKLRDGRILCTYGYRRAPMGIRALISEDGGRTWDTDHEYVLRDDGGGISSLWPPEKRPRMGGADVGYPISAELDDGTILTVYYITTEDETTHVAATHWHPDRDRPTGSRVG; this is translated from the coding sequence ATGCAACACCGAATCGTTGTGAAAGAAAAGGGACGCTACAACGCGTTCCCCGTATTGAATCAACTTCCGGACGGGCGGCTTGCGGTCGGCTGCATTTCTTCGCCTTTCGGGGACCACTATGGTCTCGCCGGCTGGCTGACGCTTGAGTCCCACGACAACGGACGAACCTGGACGCCGTCGGACGATCCACTGCTGCCGCCCAACTGGCCGGGTGCATCGCCACGGGAGCGCTACGACCGGCTTTCCGGCGTTTTGCCCGACGGCACCTTGATGGCGGTGGGCTCGGTGGGACAGGAGATCTGGACGATGGACCGCCGGGAGGAAGCCGAGGCCCGCGGCCTGCGTTTCGTAGAGGATGAAACGTACACATCCCATTTTCCAGGAAAGTTGATCATCACGGGGAATCGACTGGCGGCGATACGTTCCCGGGATGGGGGACAAACCTGGGATCGGCGCTCCTGGACCGTGCCGGGTTATGAATGCGCGGTCGGATTTCCGCGCGGGACCGTACTCGAAGACGGTACGTGGCTGTTTCCCATATACACCCTGCGCGCCGGGAGCGAGAGCGATTGCCTCCTGTTCCGGTCCAGCGACGACGGAGAGACCTGGCGTCTCCATGAGGCGGTGCCGCGTATCGGCAGCGAATGGGCCCTGGTGGAGACGGAGCCGAACCGTGTCCTGGGCCATATCCGCTCGACGTGTTACTGGGACCCGGCTGCCGTTGAGCGTACCTACCACAAGGACCGGTTCTACACCCTGGAAGTCTGGTCCGAAGACGGCGGCAAGACCTGGACCCGCCCGGTTGAGACGTCATTCGAGGGCTATCCGAACCACTTGCTCAAACTGCGTGACGGACGCATTCTGTGTACCTACGGCTATCGCCGCGCCCCGATGGGTATACGGGCCTTGATCAGCGAGGACGGCGGACGCACGTGGGACACGGACCACGAATACGTGCTTCGGGATGACGGCGGTGGTATTTCGAGTTTGTGGCCGCCGGAGAAGCGACCCCGGATGGGCGGTGCGGACGTGGGATATCCGATCTCGGCGGAATTGGATGACGGTACCATCCTGACCGTCTATTACATCACGACGGAAGATGAAACCACCCATGTCGCCGCCACCCACTGGCATCCTGACCGGGACAGGCCAACTGGCTCTCGAGTTGGGTAA